The Episyrphus balteatus chromosome 3, idEpiBalt1.1, whole genome shotgun sequence genome segment tctccccacaactaatgttttcaaagccggtgcccctcataacttcaaaactaatgcgcctattcttttgaaatttgggacactatttttttttacatatttttaaagggcccgacccatagaatccgttgcgtccgttgcgtcgaagtttttgactgacagctcgataaaatactcACGTttttatgggaagcgacccataagcgacggatcggacggagacggacggattcgacggaagaagtagcccaactttctactttttcatccgtcgtatcctttgacattggttgtcaacaatagatcagttcgattttctgtttctgagtgcacaccggggattttcagaactaagaactgtgttcttctccgattttatgaattgtgaactttaattgtatatttgtgtagaaaatgtaataaaagtaacatttaatgatatatctaataaattatatcaattaaatgcTCACATTCTGTTgttgagttcaattttactatgccaaagtcatacctacaactcataatttgttataaaaaattgtttttaactgaagagcaagtacctacaagAAATCtagtcgtttttattttattaaaaaaaagaacaacaataatagttaaaaatttcttgcatcagaacttccttagtgcacattcagcgataaaatatcgaacacaccttggaatttgaagtgagctgtcaaaaagcaattcgtcatacgacgtattctatgggtcacctctttctgtcccatccttcaacttcaacggatggattgacggaacggacgcaacggattctatgggttggggccttaaaggtatccctggagaaattttctcaataacataatgtttataaaaatctataagtaagggtcgcttttgaggagtttttttttcaaggggtctttattttcggggtgcaatattttgcaaacttctgaaatgcaagtttgttctacatatccagcagttcaataatatataggcAATGTTGTGAAGTGTTGcggtattttaaaaacactaatgttaaaaaaaaaataacgaaaaaagtgcaaattttttaagtgtgaaCTTCAATtcctccgtatgaaaaaatagagttgcatatatatataatttttttttagaataccattcataccttgattgtcgatgtccatatcaaaatttttcaccaaaatcactttgaagttaaaaaaaaaaacacttagaaaattcactttttttttaatcgaaaaaacatTCGTGTTTACCCTTCAACAaatagtcgtttatttatttgtgaggtggagcttttcatgggaaagggatgatacaaacaataaaattcgcattttcagccagaaatagacaagagtttcacccaagttctttctgttattattcatatagtttaacaactcttataatttgatgtgctttaagtatgaaccagttctggggggggggcacgtgcccccgtgccccccccctggatccgccggtGTATGTGTATACCAGCTATCATACACAGAAGAAACAGCAGCTTGTGTTCGTATTCGTAGACTAATCCATACAAACTAAACAGATTTCTTTGGTAGAAAAGTATTGTGAATATCTTCATCTGTTTTTTAAGCTACCTTTACCTTGTCCAAAACATTCCCATAAAATACCTTACCTTACAACATGCTTATGCCGTTCGACCCAATACTTAATTGCACTGCGAACCATCATCTCTTGCTTCTTTGTTAGTCCGTTAGGATTACTCATGCCGTTTGTACCATTGAAAGTTTGTAAAGTTGATGGAGCACGAAATTGTGCACCCCAATCGGCTTTGGTGCTGTAAACACCCGACATGTCCAACGTGTCGGTTGGTTCCTTCTCTGTAATCAAAAGCCTTGCATGTTATTCAATTTGTCACAATCAATACgaccactttaaaaaaaaaaaataacaacacttTCACTTTTTTACCTTCGTTTATAATAAGCTCTGACTTGGAGTTGGCCGACAGAGACCGGAACAACGCAGCCGAATTAGGTCGGTAGGTATCCAATGAAGCGGACAGCTCCATCAACGGCTTCATAATACTTTTTAGATGTTGCAACTGCTCACAGGCAAAAATCAACCAAGAACAGAAAAGGACATCACACAAATTGGATTGTGTCGTCGAGAACAGCAGGAAGTACACCTGATACACAAATGAGATGATGTAAAACATTCCACTGCTAGCATCCCACGGGTAGAAGGCTTTTATTGGTAGCCTTGGTATCTCGACTGTAATGGTTTCGTTAGTTTCCATATCCCGGGCAAACTTGACACTCTCTCCAAAGAATGTTATAGTTGTCCATGCTGGAAcgacaaaataagaaaactcaAGGACCACAAAAAGTCAACCCACCAGTCCAAAAAACTCACCGACTACCGAAAGGACTGTTGTCAACATAACCAATACAAAGAGTTTTCTCATTTTGGCCAAGGCAATCGAATGATACCGGGCATCTGATTCAGCAAATAAGGGATGTGAATTGACTTGGTTCCAGACATTGAATGTTCTGAAAATATACTGACAGAAATTACGTTAGAGAACAATTTCCAATTCAAGTGGCTGGGATTTTTGTTCTTCACCTGTAGAATTGCTTTTGGTTGACTGCGAAGAATATAAATTTCGTAATGCAGTGAGTGAAAAAGAGCGTTGTGATTGTGTTGCCAGATAATTCGTTGACTTCGTCCGCATTAAGGGCCATGTTGGCCAGGATGGAAAAGAATTGTAGAAGGATCAGCACAAAATGTGTTATTGAGTAGACCTTTTTGAAGAAACTCGATCCACTTGTGTATTTGTGCATAAAGAGACCAGAATATTTCATGAGTTTGATGTTGGGCATTAGGTCAGCCACAAGGCCGACATATTTAGTTTGTTGCTGCATTTGTCTGTATTATTgagaagaagcaaaaaaaaagataattgattaatttatagcaaacaaaatatttaattaaaattctggGGTTGAATTTTGTATCGCGTAAACGAACAAACGTTTTCGTGTGTGCGAACGATTTGCTTCAtataacttgaaaaacgaaagaatttgTTCATAATTTAAAGTACCTATGcacattatcaaaaaaaaaaaaaacattaaaggtAGTCTACAGTACAGTACAGTATTTTGGAATACAGGGGAttgattctataaaaaaaaataaacgtaaacgactattcgttttttttttaaacgaaagaaAATATGCGACAGATTCAGAACAAATTACGCAATACAAAATCTCACTCCAGGATTTAAAAATACCATAATTTTGGCAATTAAGAATTCTGAAGTACAGAATTTAataaacaaaggaaaaaaataataaaaattacttttattt includes the following:
- the LOC129914854 gene encoding odorant receptor coreceptor, which translates into the protein MQQQTKYVGLVADLMPNIKLMKYSGLFMHKYTSGSSFFKKVYSITHFVLILLQFFSILANMALNADEVNELSGNTITTLFFTHCITKFIFFAVNQKQFYRTFNVWNQVNSHPLFAESDARYHSIALAKMRKLFVLVMLTTVLSVVAWTTITFFGESVKFARDMETNETITVEIPRLPIKAFYPWDASSGMFYIISFVYQVYFLLFSTTQSNLCDVLFCSWLIFACEQLQHLKSIMKPLMELSASLDTYRPNSAALFRSLSANSKSELIINEEKEPTDTLDMSGVYSTKADWGAQFRAPSTLQTFNGTNGMSNPNGLTKKQEMMVRSAIKYWVERHKHVVRLVAAIGDTYGAALLLHMLTSTIKLTLLAYQATKVNGVNVYAFTVIGYLSYSLAQVFHFCIFGNRLIEESSSVMEAAYSCHWYDGSEEAKTFVQIVCQQCQKAMTISGAKFFTVSLDLFASVLGAVVTYFMVLVQLK